A stretch of DNA from Coccidioides posadasii str. Silveira chromosome 1, complete sequence:
TGGACAATGCAAATGAATTGGCGGCCTGGCTGATCACGATGCGCCGTGAGATCGAGGGCTTACGCGGGCAGGAGTATGTTCCTGAGACCCCCATGGTTGATGAAACACCTCAACCTCTTCATCGGTATCGAAGCATGGCATCGATGCGAAAGCCCGCAACAAAGGATCGTCGACGAGCAAGCGATCAAAATAAGAATAGTATTGCCAATAGGTCATTAGTATCAGTATCTTCGTCTACACTCTCCCCATCGACGCTATCGCGGCTCGATGGCCTTGCCGTCGTACAAGCAAATCGTCGATCTATGGCTCGGTCAATCGAAGCTCCCTCTCCTTCGACAGCAACCACAGGCAGTGATTTCGATCGCCTAAAAGATAACTGCCGGTTATCATATGCTTCCATTGGTACCAGGACCATCTCTAGCTCCTGTGGCTCGTCCCCCCCGTCTTCCTCAGCTGGTCCTAAGTATGCAATGACCAAAAGCTCATTTGGATCCCCTGAAGGTTTTCGAAGTGAGCCAAATGGCCCGCTTTTGGATACGTGTTCGCGACCAATATCCACAGTTCGAGGACCGTCCTGTCTTCGGCCAGAGAGCGGCACTCTTGGGCAGCCAAGGCCGGAATACGTTTCGCCCCAAGTTGTGAGGCCGGTTTTAATGTCTACACCCAATTTTAGTGTTCCGGTATTCAGCAAACGATATTCTTCCGCGGTAAATGTGCGATCATCCCAGCCTCGCTCAATCACTCCTGTTCCCAATGTAACACCCGCTGCTGCTGTAGCGCAACTATCGTGTTATGATTCGGAAACATCAATTGATTCGAGCCCTGAGGGTCTGGCGCCAATCGAACAAGGAGCGAGGACAAAAATGTATCCTCACATCGCTCGTGATGGTGTCAGACCATCAAGTGTAAGAAGTCGACATTCAGCCATCGGTACTTCAGATGCTATGAGCCGACAAGCCAACCAATTGAAGACACACCAGCTCCCACCACGGAGATATTCGACATCCGAACACAGTGTTGACATGTATTCCCCTGTATCTGGAGGCTTTCTTGTGCCACCAGCTATCAACAAAGAGAGTGAGAAAACGGTTCAGGAAACGCCACAATATCGCTGGCCTCTATTGACGGGGACAGAATCCACCGCGTGCGCGCGACACCCACGCGGGGACGGCACAACGTCCCTACGGCGACCATTAAGCTTGCAAGCCAAGACTCCACGCGTATTACCATCAGAACATCCTCCTATGACCTTGATACCACAGAGCACACAAAATCCAAAACGTTTGGCAATCTCAAATTTGTCAACAGCGGCTAGATATCCTCCCATACCACCACCACAAAGCTTCCAGACGCAAGCCTCCAGAGCTGTAGCCATCTCGAATGTCCCAAAGCCACTTAGGTACTACCCACCACCTCCGCCGTCACGAAGCTCCCACGTATCCAACCTTTCCCCCAAACGCAGCTTGCCGCAAATGGCCTTCGGGCCGCCTCCGGCGCCACCACCAAACTGTCCTCTCCCTGAGATCCCGCCTGCCTCTGGCCCTCGAAGAACCCCTTCTTGGACTTCTCCAACTGCTGCGATGAAACGGACACACATTCCTGTCCCTCAGACACACGTGAATGGTGACCAAC
This window harbors:
- a CDS encoding uncharacterized protein (EggNog:ENOG410PKVR~COG:S~BUSCO:4044at33183); the encoded protein is MDAQQQPPTTGPRARPKLPPIQTSVNRRTSMRPKPPPPELVTGSTSADRVPLKAPKPETSKSSLRSLINKTKSIRHNSPKSASSQSLIVDSKPFTNVSPMCEDQVTPTSTKQSSKITKSYSESTVPSLANGSLNSTPKLSKSVKERKDRAITNWKPPPLFKAYPQAIKHAVLSAPNMSAEAILRIQELLNQESRENSSTIDSKGRKDHKHVMKATDTIHKIEWSRKIYMLVTSGYLLQYSADGSFDRLPELVLELGENSVAFASDALPGKHWVLQISHTFDENGTTAVDNKRGFLSRLRLSDSPKMTQSLLLVLDNANELAAWLITMRREIEGLRGQEYVPETPMVDETPQPLHRYRSMASMRKPATKDRRRASDQNKNSIANRSLVSVSSSTLSPSTLSRLDGLAVVQANRRSMARSIEAPSPSTATTGSDFDRLKDNCRLSYASIGTRTISSSCGSSPPSSSAGPKYAMTKSSFGSPEGFRSEPNGPLLDTCSRPISTVRGPSCLRPESGTLGQPRPEYVSPQVVRPVLMSTPNFSVPVFSKRYSSAVNVRSSQPRSITPVPNVTPAAAVAQLSCYDSETSIDSSPEGLAPIEQGARTKMYPHIARDGVRPSSVRSRHSAIGTSDAMSRQANQLKTHQLPPRRYSTSEHSVDMYSPVSGGFLVPPAINKESEKTVQETPQYRWPLLTGTESTACARHPRGDGTTSLRRPLSLQAKTPRVLPSEHPPMTLIPQSTQNPKRLAISNLSTAARYPPIPPPQSFQTQASRAVAISNVPKPLRYYPPPPPSRSSHVSNLSPKRSLPQMAFGPPPAPPPNCPLPEIPPASGPRRTPSWTSPTAAMKRTHIPVPQTHVNGDQRVLARASPGPYRASVPAINASGLTDMRATKKSGILQAC